In Halovivax gelatinilyticus, the following are encoded in one genomic region:
- a CDS encoding pyridoxamine 5'-phosphate oxidase family protein: MTEFRGRWSEDDVWAFLEETTVPIRLGTHRPDGTLWLVTLWYRHRDGGLECATQADADVVGFLRRESSVAFDISTNRIPYRGIRGNGTATISDDGGTETLRDLVDRYLGGSDSALADTLLSADREEVRIRIEPDVIYSWDFSDRMRDVSTDDT; encoded by the coding sequence ATGACCGAGTTTCGCGGGCGCTGGAGCGAAGACGACGTTTGGGCCTTTCTGGAAGAGACGACGGTCCCGATCCGCCTCGGGACCCACCGACCCGACGGAACGCTCTGGCTCGTCACCCTGTGGTACCGGCATCGCGACGGCGGACTGGAGTGTGCGACGCAGGCGGACGCAGACGTGGTCGGCTTTCTCAGGCGAGAGTCGTCGGTCGCGTTCGATATCTCGACGAACCGAATCCCCTACCGCGGAATCAGGGGCAACGGGACCGCCACGATCTCCGACGACGGCGGAACGGAGACCCTGCGCGACCTCGTCGATCGCTACCTCGGCGGGTCCGACTCCGCCCTCGCCGACACGTTACTCAGCGCCGATCGCGAGGAAGTCCGCATTCGAATCGAGCCTGACGTGATCTACAGCTGGGACTTTTCCGACCGAATGCGAGACGTCTCGACCGACGACACGTAA
- a CDS encoding VOC family protein, with translation MSGIVFFGTEAHDRIVDFYVEQLGAEIWLEQPDCTILRYDNQLLGFCARDRAETDGTITFVSETRDAIDDRYDALAEYARGKPVENERYRIYQFFADDPEGRTLEFQAFLHETEPI, from the coding sequence ATGTCCGGAATCGTCTTCTTCGGAACCGAGGCTCACGATCGGATCGTCGACTTCTACGTCGAGCAACTTGGCGCGGAGATCTGGCTCGAACAACCGGATTGTACGATCCTCCGGTACGACAACCAGCTCCTGGGCTTCTGTGCGCGCGATCGGGCCGAAACGGACGGGACGATCACGTTCGTCTCCGAGACGAGAGACGCAATCGACGATCGATACGACGCGCTGGCGGAGTACGCCCGCGGGAAACCGGTCGAGAACGAGCGCTACCGGATCTACCAGTTCTTCGCCGACGACCCGGAGGGCCGAACCCTGGAGTTTCAGGCGTTCCTTCACGAGACGGAGCCGATCTAA
- a CDS encoding DsbA family oxidoreductase, producing the protein MSDHSDRLVVYSDHVCPFCFLGRKSVDAFESQRDEPLDLEWRPFDLRNRLRRPDGTLDRSGENGTDDASFERAQQSVDRLSAQYGVEEMRSIDDVSAIDSFPAQVASYYVAESHPDAWRAFDDAILDALWLEGRDVGEADVLANLAEDVGLDGDEIREAATDVDHRTTVRKRFLAPVREDVSSVPLFIYDGRATEGAVPPEQLARLVDGV; encoded by the coding sequence ATGTCCGATCACAGCGACAGGCTCGTCGTCTACTCCGATCACGTTTGTCCGTTCTGTTTTCTCGGTCGAAAATCGGTCGACGCGTTCGAATCGCAGCGGGACGAACCGCTCGACCTCGAGTGGCGACCGTTCGACCTCAGAAACCGACTGCGTCGCCCGGACGGCACATTAGATCGTTCAGGTGAGAACGGAACGGACGACGCCTCCTTCGAACGAGCTCAGCAAAGCGTCGACCGGCTCAGCGCCCAGTACGGCGTCGAGGAGATGCGATCGATCGACGACGTTTCGGCTATCGACTCCTTCCCGGCGCAGGTCGCGTCGTACTACGTCGCCGAATCGCACCCGGACGCCTGGAGAGCCTTCGACGACGCGATCCTCGACGCGCTCTGGCTCGAGGGCCGAGACGTCGGCGAAGCGGACGTCCTCGCGAATCTGGCCGAAGACGTCGGCCTCGACGGCGACGAAATCCGCGAGGCGGCCACCGATGTCGATCACCGGACGACGGTTCGAAAACGGTTTCTGGCGCCGGTCAGAGAGGACGTATCGTCCGTCCCCCTGTTCATTTACGACGGACGGGCCACAGAGGGTGCCGTCCCGCCCGAACAGCTGGCGCGGCTCGTCGACGGCGTGTGA
- a CDS encoding aspartate/glutamate racemase family protein: MTETDGETIGILGGMSSESTREYYRSIDAQINDVRGGHHAGDVVIRSVNFATIERCIRTERWDEASAILADAAADLERAGADFVVMATNTMHRVAPRIVEALTIPFVHIVDVAAEAVHSAGIDTVGLLGTRPVMDGSFYLDRFEAQGVETVVPEPADREAVDRIIFEELTKGVVRDASRDRYLAIIDDLVGRGAEGIVLGCTEIEMLVDQAACPDTPLFDTTALHVERAVERSLRAVES; encoded by the coding sequence ATGACCGAAACTGACGGCGAGACGATCGGTATTCTCGGCGGGATGAGCAGCGAGTCGACTCGCGAGTACTATCGTTCGATCGATGCACAGATCAACGACGTACGCGGCGGCCACCACGCCGGAGACGTAGTGATCCGGAGCGTCAACTTCGCGACGATCGAGCGGTGCATTCGGACCGAACGGTGGGACGAAGCGAGCGCGATACTCGCCGACGCCGCGGCCGATCTCGAACGCGCCGGGGCGGACTTCGTCGTGATGGCGACGAACACGATGCACCGCGTCGCCCCACGGATCGTCGAGGCCCTGACGATCCCGTTCGTCCACATCGTCGACGTCGCGGCCGAGGCGGTTCATTCGGCCGGCATCGATACTGTCGGGCTGCTCGGAACCCGTCCCGTAATGGACGGCTCGTTCTATCTCGATCGATTCGAAGCGCAGGGCGTCGAGACGGTCGTCCCCGAACCCGCCGACCGCGAGGCGGTCGATCGGATCATCTTCGAGGAGTTGACGAAGGGCGTCGTGAGAGACGCCTCTCGCGATCGATACCTCGCGATTATCGACGATCTCGTGGGGCGAGGTGCCGAGGGAATCGTCCTCGGCTGTACCGAAATCGAGATGCTCGTCGATCAGGCAGCGTGTCCCGACACGCCGCTGTTCGATACGACGGCCCTACACGTAGAGCGGGCCGTCGAACGGAGCCTCCGCGCCGTCGAGAGCTGA
- a CDS encoding acyl-CoA thioester hydrolase/BAAT C-terminal domain-containing protein, with translation MDESFVAGSTIRTDGVTGRLFPGRGVGPHPGVLVLHGSGGARGYEQTYAAMLAEHGYTVLCVEYFGAPGVRDRFLEVPVEEFGRAAEWLLARDEVGGETVGVVGFSRGGEAALLVGSLFDAVEVVVAYVPSGYVWAAPSWMDGVGENRPTWTRDGDAVPYIPTDDFDAAEDPFDGEPSATVLALDRLPTDELARTRIPVAEIDGPVLLVSGGRDSLWPSEFLASRVAEWLAEAEYPWAFEHLRNPEAGHAIRVPYQFDDDVDPTERHRFGGTHEANARASARAWHRSLAYLDHLRH, from the coding sequence ATGGACGAGTCGTTCGTTGCCGGATCGACGATTCGGACGGACGGCGTCACCGGCCGACTCTTTCCCGGGCGAGGTGTTGGCCCACACCCCGGCGTCCTCGTGCTTCACGGGAGCGGTGGCGCTCGCGGCTACGAACAGACCTACGCCGCGATGCTCGCCGAACACGGCTACACCGTTCTCTGCGTCGAATATTTCGGCGCCCCGGGCGTGCGAGACCGGTTTCTAGAGGTCCCCGTCGAGGAGTTCGGACGGGCCGCGGAGTGGCTGCTCGCACGGGACGAGGTCGGCGGCGAGACCGTCGGTGTCGTCGGATTTTCGCGCGGCGGCGAGGCGGCGTTGCTGGTGGGATCGCTGTTCGACGCCGTGGAGGTCGTCGTGGCGTACGTGCCGAGTGGCTACGTCTGGGCGGCGCCGTCGTGGATGGACGGCGTCGGTGAAAATCGGCCGACCTGGACGAGAGACGGTGACGCGGTTCCCTACATCCCGACCGATGACTTCGACGCGGCCGAGGATCCGTTCGACGGCGAGCCGTCGGCCACGGTGCTGGCTCTGGACCGGCTTCCGACGGACGAACTAGCACGGACGAGAATTCCCGTAGCGGAGATCGACGGACCAGTCTTGCTGGTTTCTGGCGGGCGGGATTCGCTCTGGCCGTCCGAATTCCTCGCGAGCCGCGTCGCGGAGTGGCTGGCCGAAGCTGAGTATCCGTGGGCGTTCGAGCACCTCCGAAACCCGGAGGCCGGCCACGCGATTCGGGTGCCCTACCAATTCGACGACGACGTCGATCCGACGGAGCGTCACCGGTTCGGCGGGACCCACGAGGCGAACGCGCGAGCATCGGCACGCGCCTGGCACCGATCGCTCGCGTACCTGGATCACCTTCGCCACTAG
- a CDS encoding NAD-dependent epimerase/dehydratase family protein yields METLLVTGALGGIGRWTIDDLAGSYEIVGVDLSEPTHNPYETVEYLAADLTEQGPAWEITAHVDPDVVVHLAAVPGAGHRGETETFLTNVSSTYNVLTAAGEVGADVVWTSSEATYGVTFGDEARPLAHLPIDETHPQRPLDGYGLSKVVGETIAERTSRRYGTAVTSVQPSWVQIPGAYQTRAVRETFDLDDPAPSGSLWSYVDVRDVATLIRRVIETDRTGHERFLATASDNYVDVPTADAIDAAWGRLPEECSLTGDESAFSTTAARSELGWAPEHSWRGAETADVDRPLSGEH; encoded by the coding sequence ATGGAGACGCTGCTCGTCACCGGAGCACTCGGCGGGATCGGTCGCTGGACGATAGACGATCTGGCGGGGTCGTACGAAATCGTCGGCGTCGACCTCTCGGAGCCGACCCACAACCCCTACGAAACCGTCGAGTACCTCGCCGCGGACCTGACCGAACAGGGGCCGGCGTGGGAGATCACCGCCCACGTCGATCCGGACGTCGTCGTCCACCTCGCCGCCGTTCCCGGGGCCGGCCACCGGGGGGAGACGGAAACCTTCCTGACGAACGTCTCGAGTACGTACAACGTCCTCACGGCGGCCGGCGAAGTCGGCGCCGACGTCGTCTGGACCTCGAGCGAGGCGACCTACGGCGTGACGTTCGGCGACGAGGCCCGACCGCTAGCCCACCTCCCGATCGACGAGACACACCCACAACGACCCCTGGACGGCTACGGGCTCTCGAAGGTCGTCGGCGAAACGATCGCCGAACGGACCAGCCGTCGGTACGGTACTGCCGTAACGAGCGTTCAGCCGTCGTGGGTCCAAATTCCGGGCGCCTACCAAACGCGAGCCGTCAGGGAGACGTTCGATCTCGACGATCCAGCACCGTCGGGAAGCCTCTGGTCCTACGTCGACGTCCGCGACGTGGCGACGCTGATCCGCCGAGTGATCGAGACCGATCGAACGGGCCACGAGCGCTTTCTCGCGACCGCGTCGGACAACTACGTCGACGTCCCGACGGCCGACGCCATCGACGCAGCATGGGGTCGCCTGCCAGAGGAGTGTTCGCTTACCGGGGATGAGTCGGCGTTTTCGACGACAGCCGCCCGATCCGAACTGGGGTGGGCGCCGGAACACTCCTGGCGCGGGGCGGAGACGGCCGACGTCGACCGGCCGCTGTCGGGTGAACACTGA
- the heR gene encoding heliorhodopsin HeR, which translates to MAPQNAPAADATDVPPETGPSSPLRDAPRYRRLRRWNVVMAVLHFVQGVAMVLLAEPVEWPITRTRYDFDVATETLSPATVQWIDVELPLLVAGFLFISALAHAIIATVRYEQYVRYLASGMNPYRWYEYAVSASLMIVVIAMLAGIWDLGTLVALFGLVAVMNLCGLVMERHNQTTTETDWTAYNVGVVAGAIPWIVIAVALVGSIVASEGEVPDFVLYIYVSIFVFFNLFAVNMILQYRETWRWRRYLFGEKVYILLSLVAKSALAWQVYAGTLTSPI; encoded by the coding sequence ATGGCACCACAGAACGCACCGGCCGCCGACGCGACGGACGTACCACCGGAAACCGGTCCGTCGTCGCCGCTTCGAGACGCTCCGCGATATCGGCGGCTTCGTCGGTGGAACGTCGTAATGGCCGTGTTACACTTCGTCCAGGGCGTCGCGATGGTACTGCTCGCCGAACCCGTCGAGTGGCCGATCACGCGCACGCGCTACGATTTCGATGTCGCGACCGAGACCCTCTCGCCCGCGACCGTCCAGTGGATCGACGTCGAACTCCCGCTGCTCGTCGCCGGTTTCCTGTTCATCTCGGCGCTGGCTCACGCGATCATCGCCACCGTTCGCTACGAGCAGTACGTCCGCTACCTGGCCAGCGGGATGAATCCCTATCGGTGGTACGAGTACGCGGTCAGCGCCTCGCTGATGATCGTCGTCATCGCCATGCTCGCCGGGATCTGGGACCTCGGGACGCTCGTCGCCCTCTTCGGACTCGTCGCGGTGATGAACCTCTGTGGCCTCGTGATGGAACGACACAACCAGACGACGACCGAGACCGACTGGACGGCCTACAACGTCGGCGTCGTCGCCGGCGCGATTCCGTGGATCGTCATCGCGGTCGCACTCGTCGGCTCCATCGTCGCTAGCGAGGGAGAAGTGCCCGATTTCGTCCTCTACATCTACGTCTCGATCTTCGTCTTCTTCAACCTCTTCGCCGTGAATATGATCCTCCAATATCGCGAGACCTGGCGCTGGCGTCGCTATCTCTTCGGCGAGAAAGTGTACATCCTCCTCAGTCTCGTGGCGAAGTCGGCCCTCGCCTGGCAGGTCTACGCCGGGACGCTCACCTCGCCCATCTGA
- a CDS encoding redox-regulated ATPase YchF, with the protein MSYRIGLVGKPSVGKSTLFNAATMNDVPEGAYPFTTIDPSVGEAYVRTPCAAPEFDERCEPSVGVCEDGTRFVPVKLVDVAGLVPGAHEGRGLGNQFLSDLNETDVLVHVVDFSGTTDAEGEATTGHDPREDIDFLEDELDAWYLGILEKGVRRYEDQYLADTEPEEVLGEQLSAFGISPAEIKQTVLSLDLPVAPLEWDAAEREALAHEIRKRTKPMTVAANKMDTDAARENWAEITADPNYDHLAFVPVSAHAEKALKNAAEQDAVAYTPGDAEFEIVSDLPAEQEAGLEQIRAFLDEFSGTGVQHVLEAAIFDVLELKAVFPGSASGNWSKGPFRDCFLLPADATAEDFAFHLHTDIGEGFLHGIDCRADRQVGADTVLDHRSVIEVVSTNQ; encoded by the coding sequence ATGAGTTATCGGATCGGCCTGGTCGGCAAGCCCTCGGTGGGCAAGTCGACCCTGTTCAACGCGGCGACGATGAACGACGTGCCCGAGGGCGCCTACCCGTTTACGACGATCGACCCGAGCGTCGGCGAGGCGTACGTCAGAACCCCGTGTGCGGCGCCGGAGTTCGACGAGCGCTGTGAACCGTCCGTCGGCGTCTGCGAGGACGGCACGCGCTTCGTCCCCGTCAAGCTCGTCGACGTCGCCGGGCTCGTCCCCGGCGCACACGAGGGTCGCGGCCTCGGCAATCAGTTTCTCTCCGACTTAAACGAGACGGACGTGCTCGTCCACGTCGTCGACTTCTCCGGGACGACCGACGCCGAGGGCGAGGCGACGACGGGCCACGACCCCCGCGAGGACATCGACTTCCTCGAGGACGAACTCGACGCCTGGTACCTGGGAATATTAGAGAAGGGAGTCAGACGCTACGAGGATCAGTACCTCGCCGACACCGAACCCGAGGAGGTCCTCGGCGAACAGCTGTCCGCCTTCGGCATCTCGCCAGCGGAGATCAAACAGACCGTCCTGTCACTCGACCTGCCGGTTGCGCCGCTGGAGTGGGACGCCGCGGAGCGGGAGGCGCTCGCCCACGAAATTCGCAAGCGAACCAAACCGATGACCGTCGCGGCGAACAAGATGGACACCGATGCGGCCCGAGAAAACTGGGCAGAGATCACCGCAGACCCGAACTACGACCACCTCGCGTTCGTCCCCGTCTCGGCACACGCCGAGAAAGCGCTGAAAAACGCGGCCGAACAGGACGCCGTCGCGTACACCCCGGGCGACGCGGAATTCGAGATCGTCTCCGACCTTCCCGCAGAACAGGAAGCCGGGCTCGAACAGATCCGGGCATTTCTCGACGAATTCAGCGGGACCGGCGTCCAGCACGTCCTCGAAGCGGCGATCTTCGACGTCCTCGAGTTGAAGGCCGTCTTTCCGGGATCGGCCTCGGGCAACTGGTCGAAGGGACCGTTTCGCGATTGCTTTCTCCTGCCCGCCGACGCGACCGCCGAGGACTTCGCCTTTCACCTCCACACCGACATCGGCGAGGGCTTTCTCCACGGGATCGACTGTCGCGCCGATCGCCAGGTCGGGGCCGACACCGTCCTCGACCATCGATCGGTGATCGAAGTCGTCTCGACGAACCAGTGA